Part of the Leptospira johnsonii genome is shown below.
TGGAAAGAATAGAATAACATTTTTTTAATACTTTAGGATCTAATTCTATTTTCTTGTAATGAGCTGCGTATTTTGAGACCGTAGGAGGACCTAATAAATCCAATAACCAATATATATCTTTGGCGGAAACCACATGCAATGTTCCTCTCAGAGGCCAAGATCTAATGATCTTTTTATCCAAAAATGCAGACTCGATATCTTCTTCCTTTAAACTAGGAGCCCTGAGTCCAATCGCCCATTTAGAGGCGGCATAGTCCTGACCTTGGATGGCGCCTAAAGCTTCTACCACCTTTTCCGGAGTTGAATATTGAGGTTCCGAAACATGTAAATGTTTCAATCTTGTCAATGCGATATTCACGTAAGTGTATCTAATCTATAAAATATAGATTTCCGCGAATCATTTTTTATTACTTAAAGCAAACCGACGCAAGTATCCTATTTAATATTTTTTGCGATCAGCAAGACTTTTCCGAACCAAATATCGAAAAATACTACCTACTCCAACTGGGAAATGGATTATACCAAAGTTTATGGCGGAAGCGCTTAAAAACTTTTACAATGACAAGGCTCTATTAGAGCTAGGGACCGAATTCTCCACAGTGTTATCTCATAAACGACCGGAAGATTGGGTCCAAGAGATCAAACGTAAAGATTGGAAGAAGTTGGAGCTCAAACAAAGGATCAACAGAATTGCAGAAGTCCTATCAAACTCTCTTCCAAAACCATTTCCAAAAGCTGTTTCACCTTTATTAAAAATTTCGAAAGTTCTGGAGAAAAAATTCTCCGGTACACAAAGGTTCTATATCATTTTTTTAGGGGAAACAGTTGAGATCTCAGGTATCGATTATCCAGAAGAATCCTTATACTGCATGGAAAAGATCACTCAAATTATTTCTTGTGAATTTTCTATCCGAGAGTTTTTGATCAGATATCCGGATATCGCTTGGAAAAAAATGTTAGAATGGTCCAAACATTCTCATCCAGGAACCAGAAGATTAGCCAGTGAAGGTTCCCGACCAAGATTGCCATGGGGAAAAGGGATCCCAGGATTAAAAAAAGATCCTGAAAGAACTCTCTCCATTTTAGAAAACTTGAAAAACGATCCAGATGAAGTGGTCCGCAGAAGTGTCGCCAATCATCTAAACGATATTTCTAAAGATCATCCAGACTTAGTGATCTCGATCGCAAAAAAATGGATGGGTAAATCGGAAAATACGGATCTTTTATTAAAACATGCGCTTAGAGGTTTATTAAAACAAGGTAATTCGGATACACTTTCTATCTTCGGATTTGCTAAAAGTACATCTGTTAAAATTTCAAAGTTGGACCTCCAACCTAAAATTGTAGAGATCGGAAAACATTTAGTATATCGTTTTGAATTGAGATCGGAGGCAAAAGAGCCCACACTTTACAGATTAGAATCTAAGATCCATTATCTAAAACCTTCCGGGAAATTTTCCACAAAGGTGTTTCAGATAGAAGAAAGAGAATTTTCTCCCAAAGAGACAAAAGTTTACGAAAGAAAACAATCTTTCCAACAAATGACCACTAGAATACACTCTGCCGGGATCCATAAACTGGAAATCATTGTAAACGGAGAAACAAAGGCAAAGGCAGACTTCAACGTTTCTCTTCCCAAAGTCCTAAAAAAATATAAACGTTAACTACTTTTCCTGAATTTGCCATTTATATTTTAAAAATTCTTTCGTTTCAAATTTCCAAACAACTCGTAAAAAAATACGGTCGATCCAAGATCAACGTATGAATCTATTATTACCTATAGTCTTTGCGCTTCTTTCTGGACTTGCTATGTCCATACAACCCGGTATCAATTCCATATTAGGCAAAAACATAGAAAGTCCTTGGCTTGCTTCCACCATTTCCTTTTTCGTTGGGACCATAGCGTTAGGGATCATAACTTTTGCTTTAGGAGAAATGAAATCCACTTCGTTCTTAGTGCAAACAATCAAAGAACAACCCTGGTGGATCTGGACCGGAGGATTTTTAGGAGCTATCGTAGTTACTTCCTCCTTAGTTTTTGCACCCAAAATAGGAGCTACGAGCTGGATTGCCTTATTCTTATTAGGCCAAGTAGTCACTTCAATCTTATTGGAAAAATGGGGTATATTAGGATTTCCTGAAAAACCGATCTCAGTCCAAAAGATGATCGGCCTAGGATTATTGGTTCTAAGCGCTTGGCTGGTCAAAAAAGGATGATTGAAATCAACATTCAGTAGTACCGCGGTAGTGATGCGAAGGACTTTAGTCCGGGCTCCGCCCGGATGAGCGCGAATGCGCGAATCCGTAGCAGCACGACTCCCGCAAAGCGGGAGGACCGCCCAAGTAAATCGTAAAAAAGAAAATTAACTTTTCCTAATAGTCCTCGTCGGACCAACCAACGTCTTTGAGGAAGTCTTCGTAAGAACCGTCGAAAATCCGGATCGTATCATTGTCAAAAACGATCAATTTGGTGGCAACAGCTCTAAGATGCATTTCGTTGTGAGTGACCATGATGACGGAACCTTCGAACTCGTCGATGGCTTCGATCAATGCATCGCAGGATTGCATGTCCAAGTGGTTGGTAGGCTCATCCAAAAATAGTAGATGGCAAGGAGTAACTAAAATTTTTCCAAGCATCACCCTACTCTTCTCACCACCCGAAAGTACCTTGATCTTTTTCAAAGACATATCGTCGGAAAACATTAAGCCACCGGCGATAGTTCTCGCGAGCCATTCAGTACAAGATTTATCCGCACTCATGATCTCTTCAGTGACAGTTGCATTCTCGTTCAGATTCAATTTATTCGTCTGACCGAAATAACCTTCCTTCAATACAGGATGTTTTTGTATCCTTCCTGAACTTGGTTGGAGTTCCCCGGCAAGAAGTTTCAAAAGAGTGGATTTACCCTTACCATTCTTACCGATAATACAAATCCGATCTCTCTTTCCAACACTCAAAGAAAAATCTGAAATCAAATAAGGTTCCTGTCCTGAATAAGAGAAAGAAATATTTTCTGCAGACAACATTTGGCTCGCGGCGAAAGGTGCTGCATTAAAATACAATTCCAGACTTTCGATCTCTTCCAATGCCTTCATCTCGCCTTGCTTCTCTAATTTTTTTACTCTAGATTGGGCACGACTTGCAAAACTCGCCTTGGCTTTAAAACGAGCGATAAAGATCTCTTCTTGTTTTCTTTTTTTCGCCTCGTTCAAACGAGTCCTTTCATAAATTTCTTCGGCCTGATTGATCTGATTATAAAGTTTATCCGTATCACCTTGGACCTTGATCGCTTTCGTGCGATGGATCGCAGCAGTATGAGTCACCACACTATCCATAAAACTTCTATCGTGAGTGACTAAAATGATCTCACCTTCCCACTCCCGTAGGAATTCCTCCAACCAACGGATGGTAACAATATCCAGATAGTTATTCGGCTCGTCTAACATGAGTAAGTCGGGACCGGAAACCAGAAGTTTTGCCAAATTCATCCGGATCTGATAACCACCCGAAAACTCCTCCGGGCTTCTTTCCAGATCCGCTTCGGAAAAACCCAAACCGGACAAAACCTTTTCAACCTGCCAAGTCTCGTATTCCTCACCCTCAGGAAGACCGAGCGCACATTCTTCCAACACTGTAGGCTTAGTAAATTTCAAATGCTGTTGTAAATGCCCGATCTTATAACCTTTCGGGACAGTAATTGAACCGGAATCCGGCTCCACATTCCCCAAAATCATCTGAAACAAAGTGGACTTACCGTGACCGTTCCTCCCGACAAGACCCAACTTTTCGCCCCGATTTAAACTCAGATTCAGATCATCGAACAACAAGTTAGAAGTATAAGATTTATGAAGATTAGAAATTTTGATCATGTATGGTAAGCACTCGCGGTTTCTCTATGGCGGAAATTCTAAAGGAGACCAAATCGTATTACACTCGATCGATTTCCTTATTCCTAAGACGTTAACGTCAGTCCGGAGTCTCCTTTAACCAAACTTATAGAAAAGGGTTAGATTTCACGCAAAAATGTTTAGGGATCCTATACCCGACAAGGATTTTAAACGAAAATGGGACTGGTTCGCCTTCCGTTTGGCGATAAAATCCAAACCATAAACGGCTCATTTGTTCTTTTTTTTGTAACTTGAGAAAAAAAATATTTCATGTTTGTTGGTTGCTAATCAACGAGAAGAGAGGAGATTTTCAATTATGGAAAAAATAATAAAAATCAACCGCTACTCTCCCTTCCTTCGCAGAAATATATTCGCGATCCCGAAATCACTTTTGTCCGCCAATGAGATCCAAAAAATTTACGAATTTGATGGGATGCAGAACAATAGAAATCTTCTTACAGAAAAATCAATTTTCATTCGATATATTAATTTAATTTAAAAATTTAATAAATCCGATCGATAATCCGAGGTGATCATAAATTTCACTCATAAAAATTCTTAAGTTTAAAATTCTAAGGCTCCTTATAGAACCTCAAAACTATAAATGTCTGATCTCAGCGGGTTGGTTATGCCAATTATTATTCAAACCGTCTGCATACCATACTGGCGCTTCGATTAAATCATTCAGATCGGCATTATCTAAAGTTGAAATGGCAACGCTTACGAATGCTCCGCCGATTTCTTCAATATACCCTTTCGAGAAGGTTCTTACTCCGCAATTCTTGCAAAAATGATGTTTGCTACTTTTTGAATTAAATTCGTAAAAGCTAAGGCTGTCTTCTCCGCTTAATAAATGAAAGGCGTCCGGTTTAACGATGATGGACCAGTTTCGGACTTTTCTGCAAAAAGAACAGTTGCATCTACCTGTGCCTGCGCTCAAATCTAAATCCGCTTCGTAACGGACCGCGCCGCAATGACAACTTCCAGAATATTTTCTCATGCTCATAGATAACTCCTTTTCGGATCTTAAAAGTGGATCGAATTTTCGGATCCGTATATAGAATATTACAATATAAATATGACAAATTCTGTCATATTTAGAAATCGAGTTTAGAAAAAAGTAAAAATATCTTCGCTTTAAATTCAGGCTTTCTTGTCCGTTTTGAGCGAAAGTGACGGTAAAAAGATCAAACAGATCGTTTACGGACCTTCTTCTTTTTTGCCCCTCTCATAAATAGGATCCAAGCCTTCTCAAAATATTTGGAACGTTTAGATTGAGAACGGAATTCTTTACTCCCCAAAAGAACTTCGTTCAAAGGATATCCTGTCATGACTTGAAGCAACTGAGTAGTCAAAAATTTTGGATCTATAGGATCCAACTCATTGGATTTTTGCGCTGCAATTACAAGATCAAGGATCCTAAGAAAAGAAGGACTTTCTTCGCATTGCAAGTTAGATGCGATCTCGGGCATATGTTCCACTTCGGAAATGGTAATCCTATATAAGTTTGCAATCTGATCCGAAACGATTAACTCTAGTAACCTTCTACAAGATTCCTTTAAAGTTTCGAGAGGACTTTCCTTCTTGCACTCGATCCGAACGAGTAGATCGATAAATTTCTTCTTTTGAAATTCCATCACAGCTAAGAACAGGTCCGATTTCGATTTAAATCGCCTGTAAATCGTATGTTTGCCCGCACTGCAAGCTAAAGCAACCTGCTCAATAGAAGTGGCGGTAAATCCTTGGGTCGTAAAAAGCCCTAAAGCAATATCCAATATCCTGTCGGATATACCCTCAGATACTTTCTTGGGAGGGCGTCCCGTTCTGATCTTGCGGACCTTCATTGGTGTTAGGAGCAACCGGGCAACAAGGCGGAGAGACTACAAAGTATTTACTCAGAAACCGCTGGAAGGTAAGAGCTTTCACTATAAACCCTTCTTCAGAAAATTCCTTAAGGTTGAAAAAGCTTGGAGCGGAAATCTTCCAAGGTGCTATGGAAGATCCTTCTTCCCTTGATTTTGCAATGCGGGACGTATATGGGGTATTCAGCGTTCAACCCCCTGAATGGGAACCGAATGAATCTACAGATGCAAACGAAATTAAAGTAGGTAAGTTAGTCGCTGATTCGTGTAAGAAGGCAAAAGTTTCTCATTTAGTTTACTCTTCAGTAATTGGAGCAGAAAGACAAGCCAGCTTCCGGACCCATAAATGGGAGATAGAAAAATACATACATAGCTTAGGCATACCTTTTACGATCCTAAGACCGACAGGTTTTATGGAAAACTTGATCCATTCTCGCTCAGGTATACCTGGCGGACTTTTGTACGAAACAGTATCTCCGGACAGTCGCATACATTTAATCTCTGTTGAAGATATTGGAGTCTTTGCTGGATTAGCCTTCGAAAATCCGGAAAAATATTCAGGGAGAACGATCGACCTCGTAGGAGATAGTCTAACTTCATTACAAATTGTAGATATACTTTCCATGTATTTGGACAGAAGAATAGAATATATGAGGATACCGCTCGAAACGGTATATTCTCATAACAAAATTTTGGGTTTATTGACAGAGTGGATCAATCGAGAAGGTTATCCGAAAGTGGATCTAGACTCTTTGCGAAGAGAACATCCCGGTCTTCAGAATTTCCCGCAGTGGTTAGAAAAAACCGGAAAGGTAAAGATAGAAGAGGCATCTCTCAAACCTTAGACATTGCGGCCTCCGAGCAGTGTTTGTTTCTATCTTCTTCTCTCCTTTCCTCGTCCTTACAAGCTCTAAATTCAATTTGGTCATTTATTTTTCCAGGATTGGGATTGACCGAATATTGTAGCAATCGTTACAATGATCCAAAAGGTAACTATTCCCTGCGAGATCGGACAAAGCTCAAGGAATAGATAAAAGGTCCGAATCAATATATCTTTTATATTCCCTAATGAGCGGTGAAAATCCAAAGGATGGAGAAAGAAAAATCGAAAATCCAACCGATTCTATATTAGGAGAATATTATGGGCCAAGCGACATCTACAAGAGTCCAACCAAAAATACGTAAACCGAAATTCCCTCTGGAAGACATCGCCAAAGAAAGAGGTTTCGGTAAAAAGATCCCATTCTTTACGGCATTCCTTTCTAGCTTAAGTGTATTGTTTCCAGAAGGAGAACGTTTCTTCATCCGTTCCGTAAAAGCATTCAGCGAAGAAGTCGATCCAGCCTTAAGAAGCGAGATCAAAGCATTCGCAGGACAAGAAGCTGTCCACGGAAACGTTCATGATAAAATGAACGAAAGATTCGTAGAGATCGGTTTGGATTTCCGCAGTCACGAAAAAATATTCTGCTGGTTATTCTTCGACATATTAGAAAAAAATATTTTGAAGCTCTTTCCAGTTTGGGGCAAACGAC
Proteins encoded:
- a CDS encoding GFA family protein encodes the protein MSMRKYSGSCHCGAVRYEADLDLSAGTGRCNCSFCRKVRNWSIIVKPDAFHLLSGEDSLSFYEFNSKSSKHHFCKNCGVRTFSKGYIEEIGGAFVSVAISTLDNADLNDLIEAPVWYADGLNNNWHNQPAEIRHL
- a CDS encoding TetR/AcrR family transcriptional regulator — encoded protein: MDIALGLFTTQGFTATSIEQVALACSAGKHTIYRRFKSKSDLFLAVMEFQKKKFIDLLVRIECKKESPLETLKESCRRLLELIVSDQIANLYRITISEVEHMPEIASNLQCEESPSFLRILDLVIAAQKSNELDPIDPKFLTTQLLQVMTGYPLNEVLLGSKEFRSQSKRSKYFEKAWILFMRGAKKKKVRKRSV
- a CDS encoding ABC-F family ATP-binding cassette domain-containing protein, translated to MIKISNLHKSYTSNLLFDDLNLSLNRGEKLGLVGRNGHGKSTLFQMILGNVEPDSGSITVPKGYKIGHLQQHLKFTKPTVLEECALGLPEGEEYETWQVEKVLSGLGFSEADLERSPEEFSGGYQIRMNLAKLLVSGPDLLMLDEPNNYLDIVTIRWLEEFLREWEGEIILVTHDRSFMDSVVTHTAAIHRTKAIKVQGDTDKLYNQINQAEEIYERTRLNEAKKRKQEEIFIARFKAKASFASRAQSRVKKLEKQGEMKALEEIESLELYFNAAPFAASQMLSAENISFSYSGQEPYLISDFSLSVGKRDRICIIGKNGKGKSTLLKLLAGELQPSSGRIQKHPVLKEGYFGQTNKLNLNENATVTEEIMSADKSCTEWLARTIAGGLMFSDDMSLKKIKVLSGGEKSRVMLGKILVTPCHLLFLDEPTNHLDMQSCDALIEAIDEFEGSVIMVTHNEMHLRAVATKLIVFDNDTIRIFDGSYEDFLKDVGWSDEDY
- a CDS encoding DNA alkylation repair protein, whose product is MAEALKNFYNDKALLELGTEFSTVLSHKRPEDWVQEIKRKDWKKLELKQRINRIAEVLSNSLPKPFPKAVSPLLKISKVLEKKFSGTQRFYIIFLGETVEISGIDYPEESLYCMEKITQIISCEFSIREFLIRYPDIAWKKMLEWSKHSHPGTRRLASEGSRPRLPWGKGIPGLKKDPERTLSILENLKNDPDEVVRRSVANHLNDISKDHPDLVISIAKKWMGKSENTDLLLKHALRGLLKQGNSDTLSIFGFAKSTSVKISKLDLQPKIVEIGKHLVYRFELRSEAKEPTLYRLESKIHYLKPSGKFSTKVFQIEEREFSPKETKVYERKQSFQQMTTRIHSAGIHKLEIIVNGETKAKADFNVSLPKVLKKYKR
- a CDS encoding NmrA/HSCARG family protein, whose product is MLGATGQQGGETTKYLLRNRWKVRAFTINPSSENSLRLKKLGAEIFQGAMEDPSSLDFAMRDVYGVFSVQPPEWEPNESTDANEIKVGKLVADSCKKAKVSHLVYSSVIGAERQASFRTHKWEIEKYIHSLGIPFTILRPTGFMENLIHSRSGIPGGLLYETVSPDSRIHLISVEDIGVFAGLAFENPEKYSGRTIDLVGDSLTSLQIVDILSMYLDRRIEYMRIPLETVYSHNKILGLLTEWINREGYPKVDLDSLRREHPGLQNFPQWLEKTGKVKIEEASLKP
- a CDS encoding DMT family transporter, with product MNLLLPIVFALLSGLAMSIQPGINSILGKNIESPWLASTISFFVGTIALGIITFALGEMKSTSFLVQTIKEQPWWIWTGGFLGAIVVTSSLVFAPKIGATSWIALFLLGQVVTSILLEKWGILGFPEKPISVQKMIGLGLLVLSAWLVKKG